The DNA segment TCCTTCTGTGAAGTATGATTACAACAAAAATAAACCTCTAGTGACTTGGAGCAACAACCTGCATTAGTAGCTTTACCAGAccctcaatgaaaaaaaaaaaaagatgtgttgaGAGGCAATGCATAAACACCACCACTAGTATACTTACACCCCGTGCAGTGTGCAAAACTCAACATGGGGTCTAGAATGGAAGCACGATGAACAGTGAAACATGGAAGGAATAACAAGTTGGTACACTAGTTCACACCTTAAAGCATAAACACTGGTGTACCTCATTTGGCAACAATCTCTTCACATTGTCAACAACAGACAAATTGTAAAATTTCTGTTCTACATCAGGGCCAAGTCGCAGTTACAACACTGACACACCATAACTTAATATTTACTTTACTATGCTCCCAATTTCAGGTGACAAATGATGCAACAGCTAGACAAGTCTCTCAAGCACACTTACTTCGCAAGCTCCAAACAGCCCACATCACAAATCCAAGTGCACTCATCTGGGTCCCACTCCAGCTCGGTGCGCTCTGGGAATGTCTGCCACGTACCTTCTGCCGCGTCGACCTGCTCCTCCAatgttttctttccattgctggGATGCTTCTTCTTATCAGCTATGGATCGGCGTGGCTTCGGCTTGGCTGGAGCCAGGTGGTTCCAGGACAGCAGCGCCACCAGGCTCACAAAGAAGAAATTGGTTGATATGCCCACCACAGCTGATGTGAGCGGCCAGTTGTAGAGGAGGTACCTGGCCAGCATTGCCACAAATTATAAGATTATGCAGGCACGTTTACTGATCAATGGTCGCAGTGTCAAGCAGCAATGAAGGGACGAAAGCAGCGCATCAGTGGAGATTTGTTACGCTGTACACTAACTCACTAACACTCATTTGACTGAGCTATCGTTTAGCTGAGTAAGCACTATTAGCCTGACGTGGTGGCAAAATTTGTGGTTCAAGATGCCAGCAACAAACAAAATATATTCATCCACAAAACATGATATGGGCATCTCGTGCCTCTttcctgctatcccctcacctcttttgtttcacttcttcaaactgcctgctatcctatatttccgctaccccagctcaggtgccgtttagtgatggcagatgccggggtgagcaaacatcttttaccttcctttttgttattttaaataaataatcactatatatatcTCGTGAAAAAAAgtttcgttaaatttttttttaggaTTGTGACACCAATACTGGCTACACTATAATCAGCTTTTCTAATGAATACAAAATGTTAAAGAAAAATGTGGGGAAGGGGGGGCAGATTTGTGACACAAACCTCAAATTAGTGGTCCAACACCGTAACTAATACAAGCTGAAATGGAAATATAACCAGTGTCTTATGCCACTGACAAGAACTATTCTCACCTCAATCCTGTGAAGTCTGCATATATTTTCAGTGTCGCTGTGTAGACCTCAATGTGACTATTTCGGATCATTATGCCTGCTTGAGTTGCTGGCTTTGCCTGTAAGTGAACAACAAAAAGTTATTTGTTAGTCTATGGCCGCGCATGACAAATTAAATACGGAACATTTAACGAGTACTCAGATAACTTGGCAAAAAAACATAGGAAAGGCGTTTCACAGTGCCCAACTTACATAATCCTCCATGTATCTTTCAAACAGCAGGACTGACACGGTCTGCTTCTCTTCTGCTGACCCAAGAAGGAGCATTGGAATGTAAAACAATGTTGAGAAAAGTCTGACTAGCACCGACTTGTACCGCAGGACACCCTGTTACAAAGAGTGATAGGAGAAAGGAAtgtggcagaagattacgttgactTTTAAAGTTGATCACCACAGGCGAGGATGCAAAGCTGCTTTTCATGCCACCTTGCACAAATGCGTACTGGCAACATTAGGTACCCTTTATAAGCACAAGAGTCAAGTAGAAACATGCTtaccaaaaaagaaaagacagagcAATGATAAGACCACACACGAATGCAAACTGTGCCCCACAAGCAGACATGGACCATGCACTACAGCCAGCGTCAAAAACTTTCTCAAGTCACACAGTTTGCTTTCCAGTTGTGTAACGTGGCACCTAAGGTAATCCCGAAGCTCCGAATCTCTGTAGGGCGAGCAGAACCACTGCCCTCACATCAAAGATTTTCTGCAGCCTGGAGGTGCTGCGAGTGCTGCATTAAACCGGTGAAAAGCAAACCATATGACCTGAAGACTTTTGAACGAGGCTGTACGTGAAATAGCAATACAGATGTCGGAAAAAGTCATGTTAGTTTCAATCATTAGAGGACTGGAGTAGAATCATGGCAGTGCACGAAGGAAGGAGCCAGACTGCACAGGTTGCTCCACTCCTCCGGGTCCTTCAGTATCTGTTGTCTTTGTGCTCTCAGTACAATGCGATATGCAAGGGTGTCTGGACAGGGAGATAAAAGTGCAATGGTAGAGAAGAAAGCGGAAAAATACTCAAAGAAAGAATAGCAAAATACAGGGGATAGAGCCTATGAATGGGAGGATGGCTACAAAAGCAACAATGTAAACAGGAAAGGGATGCAACAGGTCAGGTAGACCCATGACAGAGCAGAGCAAGCTATTATGAGTGTTATTGTCAACATACAAAAGCGAAAAAGGAAGAAATATATGGGCAGAGAGGGAGGAGCATGTGAGGAAGATAAGATTCCCATAAGAGGGGACTCTTACCGATCTCTGCGTAGACCTCAACACTTCTCCATCTTCACTGATCATGTCGAGTCGGACTGTAAACATTCCTGCGCATGTGTGCCCAGACAGAATGGAAAAGTTTTTTTTACCGGCCCTTGGCAGTTCACACAACCCTTCCTTTTCTCTCGGCTCCTTGAAAAGCACTTGAAGGAGCGTTCATCTCGATAGGATGCATGCGGCTCGATAAGCAGGTTGTCTGCCGCTGCTAACTACAGCGACGAGCGAATAAAAGAAAATCAACGGCGATACAATCCTCACCTATCCTTTGATTGGCCTCGGACTCCGGCATTTCAAGTTCCAGGTAGATTTTGTACCTCTGACCCCTGGCCAAGTACTGGAACGATAACACAGTGACAGATCCGGTCATCGCGGAATTTGAAATCCGCACCCAGCACGCGATAACGGCGGGTGTAATGGTGTAATACGTGTCCGTGCCGCGCACTTGCATAATGCACTCGCGTCTTCACTTACGTCGTCTTGCCCCGGTCTCACGATGGTCACGTTGGCCACAGGGTAGTCACAGTAGCCGCCTGGACATGCTTTAGACCTGCAGGGAGCGTTTAAGACGCCGCGGAAACGGCGACACGTCAATGACTCTGATCAGCCACGCTTCCGAAACCAAAGCCCCGAACTCAAAACAGCCGTAGAGACGAGTAGTGGGGAGGTACTACGACTCCGCACACTTCCAAGGTCGCGCTGGTCGAACTAGAAAAGACAAAACTCGGCGCCAAACTCACTCGAAATGCAGATGCACCGGGAATACGTGCGACGACTTAGGAATGTAGTTCCAGTAGAAGACGCCGTAGAGCAGTATGGACGTCCATGTTATCACCGACAACAGCACGGCCACGAAGAACGACTGAGACACGAGCTGCCGGACGCCACCGAACACGGCGAGTGGCAGCTTGAGCAGCGCGAAGATCATGCCGCGGTCACTTCGCTTGAGGAAAGCAGAATGAGGATATGCGACGGCTTCCCGCGCAACAACCCGGAGGCGATCATAGCCGCCCAGGTAGCCCAGGCTGATACCGCAACGCACAGATCGGCACAGATAACACGCGTGTTTGTTTGGGTACTGCTCAGGTGGGGTGGCAGTGTTGTGATTGATCGTGCCGTTAGTTACGTAGTGATCGAAATGCGAACTACGGAAGAGGCAAAAAGGAATACGTTAAGTTTTCTGTTCATAGCCACCTTGCACGAACAGCAGCAATTACTACGTCTTCTCCATCCATAAATTACAAAGAAACGATAACGATGATGACAACGCGGCCAGACGCGGCCGTGCTGCTTCGGACTCCTGGCGGGCTAAACAGGCAATCGCGTTCTCCGCCTTCCACTGATGCGGCATGCGGCTGTTGTGACTGCTGCTGATGGCTCGTTAGTTTCATTTCATGTTAATGCAGCTGCTGGGCGTGTGAGCAGATTTACGTGTCACCAGCTCTTAATTAACATTACTGAGTAAAATGGGTACGCCCGTCAACTCCTCGGCAAGTCGAAAAATTGCTGAAGGCACAGAGGCACTGCGTCAAGCGGAGAAATGGTAGTATCGCTGTCGTCCCACTAAGCTCCACTGTATAATCAGCGCTACGTAATGGAGCGATCAGCGCGTAAGGCCCAGCCTTAATACTTTACGTTTCTTTGCAGTTTGAAAACTGGCCTCTTAAAGTGGAAACCAGACTTGGACAGCGCCGCAAATGAGTTCAGCAAAGCAGGTAACGTAGCATAATTTTTCTTGCTCGTTCCATGTGAAACTCTCGTGGAGTCCGTTATGTGCGATATATTACGTCGTTCTCTTTCATACTGTTTGGCTTCATTACGCCGCGACCAGCTACTTGCTTCAAAGCTGCGAAAGCCCTGGACCAGTGCAAAGACGCCCATCTCCGCGCAGCCGACTGCTATCTCAGAAATGGATCGTATCCTTCTCAGCATGATTCCGGGCTCCGTATCACATTAAACGAGCAAATAGGCGAATGCTGATAAGTCTGAATATTATCCTTGACTTGGTTATTTCAGGTTCTTCTCTAGTGGAAAGTAAGTCGGTCGTCGTAACACATGAAATATATGTCACGACGTTTCACAAAACTTGTGCAATGATTGGGTGCCTGTGGAGTACCGATTCTCACCTAGAATTAAGTCATACTGGCAAAGAAGGGGTGCACGTTGCAGTTAGCGCGATTTCTGCTTTCACGCATGCTTCATTTCTCTTCCTTACTTCCTCATGTGCGCGAGCAGCCAGATAATTCGTTCTTAAACATGCAAAACCTGAGCACTCATCGGGGTGTATAATGACTAGTGATTAGTGGTACCAACAAATATGTATATCATGTATAGGTTTACACTTGGACAGATATGCTCATATTTATGCAGTGGAGTGAGTGCATGCTGATTAATTGAATGGaagtttttatatttttcttaatGGGTGCAGTACTGTGCAGCTACTACTGTAGAGCAGTCTAGTGTAGACTCCGTGCATCAGCCCTGTGTGGGGCACACCAAAAATAGTAGAAAAGATGCAGTGTTTAAAAGGTTTTAGCGGAAGCCTTGTGCTTGATATTTACCAAAAGCACCAGCTTTAGTAATTGCTTTTATTGCAGGCAATTGGAACAAGCAGCACTGGTAAGCAGAGACATGGGTAACCTGCAGGCAGCAGCTGAACTCATTGACAGGGCATCTCGATTGTACATTGACTCAAGAAGTCCCGACACAGCAGCGTTAGTTTTGGAGCGAGGAGCCAAGTGAGTTCCGTCACTGTGCCCATTTCTGTCAAATTGTAAGGTTGCCTTTTGCTGAGATTAAGCTTCAAGCTTTTTTTCTAGAACCTCTACTAGTATTTATTGTCAAGGGTGTGAAATACATAGTAAAGAatttgttgtgttttatggcatatAAGCACCCAAGGCCATCATGCATCAAATGCAAGGTTTGAGCGAATTATGTGCACAAATAGTTTGCAACCAACCTGAGTGCTAGCTATGTAGCTGCAGTCAGGTGGGTTCAGGGTTTTATTTTTACCGCAATCATCTTGAACTCTTATGCTCAATGTAGTTGCAAAATCTTTGAGCACGTGTACGCCCATTATTCTCCCTTCAAGGAAAACAAATACTACAGTAATGCTTGGAACACCAAAAGTCAGAGCAGCTATGTCATTGGCGCAGTTTCTCAAACTAAAGAAAGCTTAAACAGGGTGGCCTGGTGTTTCTTTCAGTGAATTTTCACTGGACCATAATCATAATGGAGTCATTAGCATAGGTCCTTCTGGGCATTCGAGTCAGTTTTTAGCACTTTCGTAAAGCCTCTTGTTTATAACTTTTTAAAATCTCATCTTTACACTGCTTCGGCCAACAACACTCCATGCATTTTAGCCTGCTTCTCACCAAGTGATTTCATTTGTGACAACACTGCCAAAATAAATACGAAAGTGCACCTATTAATATTCTACTTTCTTGCTAAAATTTAATAAAAGTATGAGAACCAACTTCTGATGTACAAAACTATGCTGCACTTCTGACCAAATGTAATTCACTCATATTACTAAATGGTTCACTCCCATAGTCTGTGCATGTCTTTCTGCTAATAGTTTATttttgcagtttgttttttttggtgTAGTTAATCGGTATTGCTGTATCATTTACTTGAATACCACGAAGTGGTCAGAGTGAAACGTGTTGCCTGTGTGATGACTAATGCTCCCACTGCAAGCCAGTCAGCACAAGAGTTGTATGCATATATGCATGTATGCTATGGGTAGGCAACCTTCTCATTAAGCTGCCTTCTGCAGGCCACTTCTATTGGGATCATCCTATAATCCTCTTACTCCACCCATACTCACCTCTGGATATGCAGGCAGGCACCTCTAGAGGATTTCTTCAGAATGTGCTGCTTGCAGTTGACAGAGGTCATTGGAAAAAGGCCAGGATAAGAAGGCGCTCAGCTGCAGCTGACTGGTGGGCAACTGTCCCTGGATGACTCAGCATTAACTGGGCAGAGCATAGTCCTAGTTGCCTGGGGAATGAGTTGAGGAAGGTTGCTGAGTGAATAGAGTATATACCCAATTACTTGTGGCTTCCCTTGAAACAAGGCTCTTGGAAAAATGCTTGCAGGAAATGCTTTCTTAGTGTTATCTTTCATCTCTACATTAGTTCTCCATGTTGGATGAACATTTCAGAGCTTCTTCAAGTACAGTCTAGCATGAAGTGGCGACTCTGCTCGTATCAGGGCTGCGTGCCAAGTTGTagctggcatctttttttttctcaaaaaagaccACACTACAAAAAGTTTTTAATATACACATGATGAGAGGGATGAGAGAGATAAGCTGCAACCATTTAGGGAACTCGCGTGGAGTTGAGACAGGTGAGAGACTAGGCATGGCAGCAAACAAGCACAGTTGTATGCCCTTTTGCAATGCTTTATTCCTTTCCCATATCATTAACACAGTCACATATAGACAAGCACTGCATGCATCAACTACCAAGGTTATCAGTCATCACCAGCAGTGAGGAAGATGGTGGACACCTGGTTCACTATATCTTACTTAATTGGTGGGGTTCATACTGGAAGGTGGCTTGAGCACTATAAGTGCGAACTGTCTCTCAGGTCCTTGTGCAAGACTTGTTGGCACATTCTGCATTACTATGCTGGAAAGGTGTTCCCTTAAAGCTTCACATTGTCTCTATGGCAAGGTTCAAACAGTGGAACTGTAATggccaaaatgttttcttttgctagAAATTCAGTGTGTACTGTTAGGTAAGAATAACAACTCTTTATGCAGCTTTCTTCAAGAACCTTCCAAGGCAGTTCTTAAAGGTCATGCTAATTGCACAAAATGGGCTGAGTGCTGAGGGGTACAAATATTCTATGCACTGATTTTCCTAATTGTAATGGTACTTGCTTGCAAATATGTAACCTTAATTCTTCAGTGTTAGTATGTTGCCTCAAGGGTTCATTCATCTACTTCAAGGCTCTTCATTTTTATGATATTGCTGTCTACTACAGTGTTTTTGGAGTCTCAGTGACGTCGTTAAAATGCGTGCATACTTTAGTAGGGGATTACTTGCTTAGTCACAGCTACTGTTCTTTTCAGTTCATTTTTTTACGAAAAAAAGCAGAATGTACCCGTATGACAAGCAGAAAAATATACTGAAGTTGTGTGTATAGgcaagcgtcaggccgtgacgtcaaagaggtgcagcggcgctggcgtcagcagctactttcgttgtgtaggcaaaagggggaccttccgcattgggtgcgtcatgcttgcgtgtttttgggcacaattcacggggtgccgacaaattgtggtgcggttggttgagccacaatgcagaagaaaggaagtggcaTAAGTTTCCATGagtttattgcagtcagataggAACGAAAGCGACCGGCAGGGGCCAAGGAGCAAGACAAGTTCGGCGACGGATCAGCTTCACGGCTAATTATTACCGCCGAGCTCGTGGGTTATTACGCCAAGCTCGTTCCACCCCTTGGGCTGTTACATTAGGTTTTTGCGttcaaatctaataagttggttcgtGTCTCTGATTTCACATCATTGCTGTTTGGTCGCGCGGTAAAcagtgcaaaaatcaagtaacgcctgcaactcgttctcattctgtcGGGCTCTCAGCGTAAGTTTAGGTGCGATATTCCATGTGCTAGGGATCGTAAGTTGAAtgcagggggccattttcagatgcttatcACACGAACAACGTCCCGAGCATCACTTCGCGCgcaagaaaaaagacaaaaagctgcCACCAGTTGCCTTCAGCGTTCACACTGTGCCGCGCTTAAACCAGCACCTCACTCGGGTAGCACGCACGAcggtttttttctgttttccttttcGCAAATAACTGTGTTGTTTCAACACCGGTCCAACAATGCTAGGCTCTCGATAAAGTCGTGCAGTgttatttcccaaattattttaattttcatattgtaggtcgatcagaacctggcAAACACAGCAAATTCCCTGCCAAAAGCCAGTCTgatcaagcagaatgcgcacacatgaataaattctaaaatgagaagcaaaattttatagcttagtggagtgagcgtaaatttcgtttggagcttGAGGAAAACGTCTATGCATGCACTTGTGGAGCTCTCGGGtcgcatttgccttattcaaagcagctataatgttcattaatttccaaggtctccggagtgaagcggctcggtgaaaataggaagcacattaccaggttcgtcgtgtgagaaagctgattcacgtcgtgcatcacgtcgtctatcttgcactagcaatcggatatgctttatcggcccataagttgagaactgtggacgattagttcctccccatacctcgcgctttcaccCGCCATAGCGGTGCGCTGTTACTTGTTGCCAGTAAGGAGCAGACAAGCAcccgatgcagcgctccgcctactAATTCCGTCTGCGAACGGGCTGAAAAAGGGCAgaactactctccgagcatcaacaaaaatgtttctaaccacaagcgacgcgcGTGCGTTCAAATGTTCGCATACaccagttggtttcgaaggcagcgttGCTTGGCGCAGTGTAGGGGTGCTGCGTTATGCCTACACCCCGCGTTGCTGCCGATCGCAGCGCCACCTCCGTTTACAAACATGGTGCCAGTCTATAAGGAGTATCGGACAAGGAGACAAAAGATGACAGTCAATGCACATCTTTGCAAATCCTGTCAGTGTTTTGTTCATTTCAACAGTGATGGGCTTCAGTGTTGAGTTGTGCATTAACAGCCACTGCATTGATACCTGTCAACGCAACCCCTCGGACTTGTCAATCACTTAGTGCCAACAGTGGAGAAGATGGCCGATCCTGTCTTGTTCACTGTTGTGAACTGAGcactcgtgtgttccatgtgtcttccttgcgTCCTCGTCTTTCTCTgtgctgtacatttccatcattgTTCACTGGGTTAAAATTGTTGAACTTGCGTTGGAAGGTCACATGAGCAGTGTCAGTTGGAACAGTGTCTCAGCATGCTGTACGAAGGATGTTGGCGCTTGTTATCTTTCCGTACTGGAAAAGCATTCCTTTATGCCTAATACAAGCTCAGAGTGACATTCCTTGGTATTTATACTACTGAGATCTCCAAGTCGTACACGTTTATTTGTGATGACAGTTCTCCAGCTTATGCAATTTCTGGCCCATGCATTGGGAAACATACACTGGTATATTTGGTAGTTTTGAAATAGATTAAGAAAAATGTTCTTGTGCAATTAAAATTAGCAAATTGGGAAAATTAGAATGCTTAAGAACAGTAAAAATGGGTATATATACATGCTGAGACACATACAATAAATCAATAGCTAAATTCAAAATAATTTATTTGCCTGCTGGTGTAGCTATAGGGCCATTGACATTTAGGTTGTTTTGTCAGGGCTGTCATTGGCTTTGCTGTGAGAAGTATGTCTTGAAATACAGTTTGCGTTATACTGTAAAATATACTATTTTTTTGAGCAGAGATTAAAACTACTGACATTTATATAGTCTGTATCATATATGATGTTCAGGACATTATATGAATATATAACGGATCGCATGCCACAAGCCTCCCTAACTTTCCTATCTCCAAGTGTCAGCACCTCGGGGCACTCATATGAAAAAATGGCTTCTACAGTACCTGAATAAAGCTTCTCATTAACACCATTAGAAGGAAGGTAACCTGCCTTTTCTGATCCACAGATGTAGGGCTGTGTATTTTTGTTGTGAAagcattaggagggccatgaaAACTCTTCGTCGGCATCTGTGTGAGGTTTCATCTGCCAACCGTAGCAGGTGGGGTTTGATTCCTCTCTCCACCTGTCAGCCATGAAGAGGAGGAGAGGCAACAGCCCCACCTTCTGGCTGttgcctctcctcctcctcagtTATAGAGGAAAGGAAGGAGCTGCCGGGTGAGGAATTGctaagcaaaaatgaaaatgatgcaAGAAGAAAATGACTGCGACAACAGCAAGCCTGCCTACGTGCAAAATAGACAGTATTCGGAAGAACTATCTGTGCAGAGTTGAGGATTTTTTGAGCTATTTCTTCTCGCATTACTTACGGACAGCAACCTGGGTGTCAGAAACCCCACTGGTGGCtctttgaaacagccacctggcaGTGCAGTGCaaattgcttaaccgctgcaccattgcaccGGTAGTGGTACGAGGACCGCTGCGATTTAGCAGTGCGACACATTTTGTATATTTGCATAGTTGGAATTGCAATAAGATCAGAATTTGAATAGATTGGGGAGTGAAAGACAATGGACTCGGAATAAAATCATAATTAGGAATACATTGGGGTGTGAAAGAAAATTGCTATCACATTTCTGCATCACTCTAGTTGATCAGCCCAAAAATTTTGTTTACAGTTTTAAGGAGAAATGAGAGTCTAGAAAAAAATTGCCCCTGATTTACACGGTTAAGCTACATGTGACTTAGGTGTGTTAGCACATTTACTCTTATTTAGCTTtatctttgtttgcttttttgtaaGCTTGAAAATTCCGAGTTGCATTCAAATGTTGTTGCAGTTGTTTCTCTGCTTTCTTCTTGCGATAAGCGGCCTGGGCTTGCTCGTTGCGATTCGAGTCGCAGTTCCCTCTGTTCGGCAATCTCTGAAGGCACTTGGACACGCCTCTCAGCTGCACCTTCCTCCGGCAACTTCATCACTCGCCTCTTCTTTCTCACTCTTCTTTgcatttctcgctcttcatctgtttcCGCATCCTATTTAGCAGTGTTATGCTGTCTTCACCATTCTGCTTCGGTTTGCTGCCTCGCTATATCTGCTGGATCGGTTAACGCACATTGGCGCTCTCTTGTTCTGCGTTGCTGTTCAGCTTGCTGTGCACGTCTTTCAGATTCGGAATCTGTCGAAGGACCGGCTTCATCCATGATTTATTGTTTGCTACACTGCACGTTCCTCCACAGACTTCATCATTTACCTCAAtcctttctggcatctgcatgtgtACGCAACCGCATCTCTCGCTCTTCGTCTTtacaccctctctccactctgcTGCAGCTGACGTGACGCTCCTCTGAGCTTACCCGGGCTTCCTCCTCTTGACTGCAGCTGGCATGACGCTCCTCCGAGCCTACATGAGTTACTGCCAGGCTTCAGCAACACTAGTCACAGCTTTTTCGCTAGTGACCCTTCTAGTGCTAGcgcattgaaattttttttcagtgtgctGTTCATGGAATATTCTTATTTTGTCATCTGTGTGGTCAACATTGCTGACACTTGCTGTGATTGTACCACTACCTCTGTCTGTGCACTCCGCTTAAATTTGTGATTGAtggttttttcttttgtgctgatTATTCTTTATTAAATACATGCACGCATCATGAACCAAAGTATTTTTGGTTGCATTTTGGCTCTTTTGATTGTGGCACGGCATGTGGTTTGGTTATCTTCTGTCACACGTGTATTCAAAAAGAGTATGAATGCTGTATCCTATGTTCCTTGGTGAAGGCAGGCCTTTGCCAAAAGTGGTTCTATTGCGGGCATTCTCATGCATCATCTCAACGCATGTAGATTAGTGTTCATGTGAGGTTGTGTCCAGGGCAAAGCACAATTGGTAGAAAAAGCATACCGTGACAGACACATGTGCATGCATGTATACACAGAACATAGTTTAGGCTGTTGGCATTTCTTAAAATGTGTGGGTTTGTATTTTCAGAATTGTTGAAAGCAAGCTTCCTGAAGTGGCAGTTGAGTTCTTCAACAGGGCATCTGAAATAGTTTCAGTAAGGCATTTCATTTATCAACTTTAGACTGAAACAATGGCTAGCATTTATGTTTTTTAATCTTTAGGTTGAAGATCGCCCCAGGCAGTCTGCAGAGTTTTGCGGTCATGCCGTTCGTCTTCTGCTCAAGCTCTCTAGGTGAGGCGTTGCCAGGTGCACATCTGTTCTGTATTTTTATTCACAAAAAATTTTTGTTCGTTACCTCTGGCTGTGTGCCTACCACATGTTCTCTTGTCTTCTCTCACACTACTTGCTTTCACCAAGTGCTTACAGTGAAAGAATAGCTGAGAACATTAGATTGTGTTGTGTCGTAGAGGATCTTTACGTGCGCCGTGTCTGTATTGGTGTGTCTACTCTGCTGTGACTAGGTGGGATGAGGCAGCGGAGGCTATATCGAGGCAGAAGCAACTGCTGACAGAAGCTCAGGACGAGCGGGCTGTTGGGCGACTCGTGGTAGCACTGGTTCTTGTCCACCTGGCACGAGATGACTTTGTAGCTGCTAGCAAGGCCCTGGACCATGATGGAGGGTGAGCAG comes from the Amblyomma americanum isolate KBUSLIRL-KWMA chromosome 1, ASM5285725v1, whole genome shotgun sequence genome and includes:
- the gammaSnap1 gene encoding gamma Soluble NSF attachment protein 1, translated to MGTPVNSSASRKIAEGTEALRQAEKCLKTGLLKWKPDLDSAANEFSKAATCFKAAKALDQCKDAHLRAADCYLRNGSFFSSGKQLEQAALVSRDMGNLQAAAELIDRASRLYIDSRSPDTAALVLERGAKIVESKLPEVAVEFFNRASEIVSVEDRPRQSAEFCGHAVRLLLKLSRWDEAAEAISRQKQLLTEAQDERAVGRLVVALVLVHLARDDFVAASKALDHDGGFLEAEEQDTLSCLLKGCDEGDPDMVSHSLNAPFLKHMDTEYAKLARMLGQQVAESAKKTASESQPAAETRHVAQDTDAETVAKPDQDHLEVPESAAAGDSEDEYAGGLL
- the LOC144115228 gene encoding seipin-like isoform X2; this translates as MIFALLKLPLAVFGGVRQLVSQSFFVAVLLSVITWTSILLYGVFYWNYIPKSSHVFPVHLHFESKACPGGYCDYPVANVTIVRPGQDDYLARGQRYKIYLELEMPESEANQRIGMFTVRLDMISEDGEVLRSTQRSGVLRYKSVLVRLFSTLFYIPMLLLGSAEEKQTVSVLLFERYMEDYAKPATQAGIMIRNSHIEVYTATLKIYADFTGLRYLLYNWPLTSAVVGISTNFFFVSLVALLSWNHLAPAKPKPRRSIADKKKHPSNGKKTLEEQVDAAEDDTASDISGNQPDLIKETVEAKKVRKRKDAWTWWN
- the LOC144115228 gene encoding seipin-like isoform X1, which encodes MIFALLKLPLAVFGGVRQLVSQSFFVAVLLSVITWTSILLYGVFYWNYIPKSSHVFPVHLHFESKACPGGYCDYPVANVTIVRPGQDDYLARGQRYKIYLELEMPESEANQRIGMFTVRLDMISEDGEVLRSTQRSGVLRYKSVLVRLFSTLFYIPMLLLGSAEEKQTVSVLLFERYMEDYAKPATQAGIMIRNSHIEVYTATLKIYADFTGLRYLLYNWPLTSAVVGISTNFFFVSLVALLSWNHLAPAKPKPRRSIADKKKHPSNGKKTLEEQVDAAEDDTASDISGNQPDLIKETVEAKKVRKRKELDEKTGKTLRELFGATTQGSDASLSSLDGDQIASGDASPRRLEKEPT